One segment of Nostoc piscinale CENA21 DNA contains the following:
- a CDS encoding UDP-glucuronic acid decarboxylase family protein yields the protein MRILVTGGAGFIGSHLIDRLIPQGHEVICLDNFYTGTKRNIFKWMGHPNFELIRHDITEPIRLEVDQIYHLACPASPVHYQYNPVKTVKTNVMGTLNMLGLAKRVKARFLLASTSEVYGDPEVHPQTEDYRGNVNPIGLRSCYDEGKRIAETLAFDYYRQNKVEIRVARIFNTYGPRMLENDGRVVSNLVVQALRGIPLTVYGEGTQTRSFCYVSDLVEGLMRLMNCEFTGPINLGNPDEYTILELAQAVQKLVNTDAEIKFEPLPSDDPRRRRPDITRAKTWLNWEPTIPLQEGLKLTVEDFRDRIKSDT from the coding sequence ATGAGAATTTTGGTGACGGGCGGCGCTGGGTTCATTGGCTCCCATCTCATTGATCGATTAATCCCCCAAGGGCATGAAGTAATCTGTTTAGATAATTTTTATACAGGTACTAAACGTAATATCTTTAAATGGATGGGACACCCGAACTTTGAGTTGATCCGCCACGATATTACTGAGCCAATTCGTTTAGAAGTAGACCAAATTTATCATTTAGCTTGTCCCGCTTCGCCAGTACATTATCAGTACAACCCAGTGAAAACCGTTAAGACTAACGTCATGGGAACGCTGAATATGTTGGGGTTAGCCAAACGTGTAAAAGCTAGATTTTTGTTAGCTTCGACTAGTGAAGTTTACGGTGATCCAGAAGTTCATCCCCAAACCGAAGACTACAGAGGTAATGTTAATCCCATTGGATTGCGTTCTTGTTACGACGAAGGTAAAAGGATTGCGGAAACTTTAGCATTTGACTACTACAGACAAAATAAAGTTGAGATTCGCGTAGCCCGGATATTTAACACCTATGGCCCTCGGATGTTAGAAAATGACGGTCGGGTAGTCAGTAATTTGGTAGTTCAAGCATTACGGGGTATCCCCTTAACTGTGTATGGTGAAGGTACACAAACTCGTAGTTTTTGTTACGTATCCGACCTAGTAGAAGGACTGATGCGGTTGATGAATTGTGAATTTACTGGCCCGATCAATTTAGGTAATCCTGACGAATACACAATCTTGGAATTGGCGCAGGCTGTGCAGAAGTTAGTGAATACAGATGCCGAAATTAAGTTTGAGCCATTACCTTCTGATGATCCTCGCCGCCGTCGCCCTGATATTACCAGAGCAAAAACTTGGTTAAATTGGGAACCTACCATTCCGCTCCAAGAGGGGTTAAAACTGACAGTAGAGGATTTCCGCGATCGCATAAAAAGCGATACTTAG